The following is a genomic window from Ptiloglossa arizonensis isolate GNS036 chromosome 11, iyPtiAriz1_principal, whole genome shotgun sequence.
CCAATGAAACAACGCGATTCAACAAACGAAATAAAACTAATCGTCGAATGGGATCCAGTTGGAAATACAACCCAATACTTACGCTCGTGAGTAAATCACATGGAAAAGGAGATTAATATTCCACGGTTTTTCGTAGGCaatatcgtcgttcgatcgttacgcAATTCGTTAACAGCGAAACGACCCGATTTaacaaatgaaacgaaactAATCGTCGAAAGAGATCCAGTTGAACATACAACGCAACACTTACGCTCGCGAGTAAATCACATGGAAAAGGAGATTAATATTCCACTGTTTTTCGTAGGCAATAACGTCACGTCCTTCGTTAGCAACGAAACAACGCGACGTAATTGAACAAATCGATTCGAACCGCTCGAAAAAAAATCCAGGTGAAAATATCTACTCTCGTAGGTAAATCGTAGCGAAAGGAATTAATACTTCTTTTCGTACTCGACATCGTCGTTCGTATGCCACGCCCTTCGTTAACAACGAAACAACGTGGAGCGCAGTAAACAAATCAAGTAAAAGCGAtcgtagataaaaaaaaaatccatttcGAAACACATAATACGCTCGCGAATAAATCACGGGCGAAAGGGATTGATATTCTTCGACCATTTGTTTTCGTGCGCACCATCCTGTGTCGTTCGCGATTCTACGTCCTTCGTTAACAAACGAAACGACGCGACACGATTGAACAAATCGATTCGTAGCGATCGTCGTGAGTAAATAAAAAAGTCCACATGGAAATACCAGCGTCGCTAAGTAAATCGCTGGCGAAAAGAGAATTAATATTCCGCTTGTTTTCGTACGCAGCATCCGGCGTTGTCGCGTTTCTGCGTCCTTCGTTAACAAACAAAACgacgttgaaaaaaaagaaaaaaccctcCAGTTGAAAATACCTACACCGGTAAGTAAATCACCGGCGAAAGGAGGATTAATATTCCGCTTGTTTTCATACGCGGTGGTGTTCTACGTCGTTCGTTAACAAACGAAACGACGCGACCCGATTGAACAAATCGACTCGTACCGATCGTCGAggggggaggggaaaaaaatccATTTGAAAATACCTGCGTCGGTAAGTAAATCACTGGCGAAAAGGGGATTAATATTCCGCTTGTTTTCATACGCGGGATCGTCGTTCGCATTCTACGTCCTTCGTTAACAAACGAAACGACGCGGCGCGTAGTAaacaaaataaatggaaaacgaggAAGAGAAATACGACGGATCGAAAGGGTGCGAAATGCGCGCGATGGTGCGCGCTGGCgctgccaccgccaccgccgccgccgccgccaccgccgccgctgaGACCGAGCCGCACCGGTGGGAGGAGGAACCAGAGTGGGCGTGGCGAGGACGCGCACGCTCCACGTGACCCTGTCGTTCCGGAAGGCGGGACTTACGGAACCCGGCACACAACTACAACGGCAGCGGAACGGGCCGGTGGTCTCTCTGTCGTCGCGCGCGCGGAACACCTCGAGTTGCGCTCGTTCCGCGTACAACACCTGCTCGATCGCTCGCTCGTGCACGCTTTTCCTCGAGCCGCGTTACTATCCACCGACGGTGCCTGTCTGTCGTGTCTCGGTCGTCCAACGTCGGACGGAATCACGGGGGGAGGTACGGACGAgctggagaaaaagaaaagaaaaacaacgacACGATGGACGGTAACAACGCGCTAACCGAGACAAACCTCGTACGCGCGAAACAACGAGGCTGATCCTACCGGAACGATCCCGAAACGCGTCCAAGGAAATCGTTACCACCGCGAAACAGCCCGGTTAACGGCGACATGTTGCTACCCCAAGACATGATGGCGGCCCAGTCGAAGATGCTCTATCAGATGAACAAATACTACGGCGAACGGGTACAGGCCCGTATGGGCCAAGTACAAAAGACGATACGGGAAGTGTGCAAGGTGGTGCAGGACGTGCTGAAGGAGGTCGAGGTTCAAGAGCCACGGTTCATCTCCTCCCTGACCGAGTGCAACGGCCGCTACGAGGGCCTCGAGGTGATCTCGCCCGGCGAGTTCGAGGTGGTCCTCTACCTGAATCAGATGGGTGTGTTCAACTTCGTCGACGACGGCACCCTGCCGGGCTGCGCGGTGCTCAAGCTCAGCGACGGACGGAAGAGGTCCATGTCGCTCTGGGTGGAGTTCATCACCGCGTCCGGTTACCTGTCCGCGAGGAAGATCCGCTCGCGATTTCAGACACTGGTGGCGCAGGCGTGCGACAAATGCGCCTACAGGGACTCGGTGAAGATGATCGCGGACACCACGGAGGTGAAGCTACGTATCAGAGAGAGATACGTCGTACAGATTACACCGGCGTTCAAGTGCTCGGGCGTGTGGCCGAGATCGGCTGCCCATTGGCCGATACCCCATATACCGTGGCCGCATCCGAATCTGGTCGCGGAGGTCAAAACCGAGGGATTCGATCTGTTGTCGAAGGAGAGCGTGGCTCTACAGGGCAAACAATCGGCAATGGAGGGCGACGCTTGGGTTCTATCGTTCACCGAAGCTGAGACACGATTGTTGCACGGTGGTTGTCGCAGACGATGTCTAAGCATATTGAAAACCCTCAGGGACAGACACTTGGATCTACCCGGGAACCCGGTGACCAGTTATCACATGAAGACTCTGTTGCTGTACGAGTGCGAGAAACATCCTCTGGAGGCCGAATGGGACGAGGGTTGTCTAGCCGATCGCATAAACGGGATCTTTCTGCAGCTGATATCCTGCCTTCAGTGTCGAAGGTGTCCCCATTACTTCCTGCCCAATTTGGATCTGTTCAAGGGGAAGTCACCGAGTGGTCTGGAGAACGCGGCCAAACAAGTCTGGAGACTCACCAGAGAGCTACTCACGAACAGTCGCGCGCTGGAGAAGCTTTAGCCGAAGCTACGTCTCTGCGAGCACGAGGGTCGAGAGTTTATCGCGAGAGTTCGAGGACGTTGCTTACGCGCGCCGGTTTCTTTTTATCCGCTTTTCGAACCGCTCCGCTAAACGTGGACGGTCTGCTTTCACTGGTTAATTTCTACTAGCTCGAACGTATACGGTGCGACGCGCACCGAGAGTCTCGACGCTCAACCGTCGAGTTCTGGTACGATCATCGGAGGACACAGCCGCTCGCGCGCGAGTTCGCGTAACCGACCGTAACGTCGATCGAACATAcaaacgatgatttttctacgcaGATTTTCGCGTGCCGCGGCGTTTCATAGTTTTCGAAGTACGGGACCAAGCTGTGTTCCTCCAAAATGTGGCCGGCGGTTAGGCTCTACGCAGACGAGTAACTTTTCTCGCGGGATCGTAtatggttttttcttttcttttttttttcttatcgttcttccgatcgaaaacaacgaagacgAACGTACGATCCAAACGAGAGAAATCGACGCGTACtggacgatcgatcgcgttgttttttttcttgtttggaCGACGGTCGAAACGTCGATCAGAGGCGCGCATCCGGTGCAATAAGAGGTTAtgttttttcgcgcgaaaacgatTGTTGCTAGGTTTTAGTTTCCGACCTCGCgcgaacgaaagtttcgattcgtcgagggAAAAAACGTTTGTCcatcgttgaaagaaaaatgttcgtCCGTCGTTGGAAGGGAAACGTTTCAGTCCACGAAATCGAGGAGGATCGTGTTCCTCGACGAACGATCTCAAAAATACCGATCACCGGGTTTTTTATACGACCGAAGCTTCCGCTTGAAACTGGAATCTCCGCGCTTACTAACGCAGATTTAAACGGCCACGCACTCGAGCGGCGAGTTGTCCATGTAGCTGTTACAATATTACGAGCGATTAATTAACTACTCCGTTAGCTACTCTTACCTGTTTAATATGGCTGATGTGAATATCGTCGTGTGATCCGTTGTCGTTATTAATCTAATGTTTATAATCGGTTAGCAGCGAGCTTCCGACGGTAGTTGGAACACTACGCATTGTTATATGTACatacttttttatattattatttaaacgatatttatttttactcgaatCGCTGTTCGAACACatgattgtaaataattaataaacgtaTTTCGTCTCGTAATCACGGACTACCGTTCCATCGAACCGAAACCCGTCCCGAAACGTTCCTCGAGTCGAttggagaaaattattttataaaagctGCACGAGAAGCTCGATTTAAAAGCTAGGATTGAACTTTAAGATATCGCTGCGCGACGATCAATGATCGATAGAGTTACCGAACACCTATCGCGTTggttaaattaattataagaTTATCTATTCAAACGACTCCGGTGCTCGATAAGGtgtcgaataattcgaaaccTCCAATTTAGCATACAAGTTGGATACTTGGTCGGCGTATTATTAGATCGAATACGttatattattttcgttttttttttttattgctcgGTTCACGGCCTCTCGATTAATAGGAATCGCGACTCCGTAATTGCGTCCAGCCGTGTAATTTATTAGAGTTCGACGAGATACGGTATCGATATTCAAAAATCTACACGTTTAAATTTTTACGCGATCTCTACTAATTTGTTTCTCGCGTTACGAAATACATTAAGTCTTCGTATAATGGGCaattaacggttaacgtaacAGTGTCTCTTACgcgacatttgtttaattttctagAATCTGGTAGAAGCTCGAGATCGGTCCTCTAATTGGTCTGAACGGTGTGCTTGAAAAATATATCCGTTTGTCCGCGTAAATCTTCACAGAGACCGAATGGTTGTAAAATATCGACGATTCGGCAATGTGTAATTCGGTGTTCCCTATCTTCTCTTCTATTTCAAAGACACATTATAAATTCACGATACAAACTTTACAGACGTGGAGCAGATTGATACTCGTTAAATTAAACGGAAAATTAATAGATTCTGTTCCGAAAATCAATCCTTCCGTAGTTGTAAATATAATCTGTTGTGTCCTCTCTAAAATAAATTAGTTCTCCGACGACAATTTTGCTCGATAGTCCGTTAAGTATCGATGTccgatttttattgaaaattgaagaaagaaccCGACATTTCGAAGCCCGTGAGAGACCTCGATGACAAAATGCCTCGAATTAcgtattcgaatgctcgaagATGCATCGAGCGTCTTCCGTGACAAATAGAAACTTTATCACGAGTTTTGTAATAGGAGAGACTATCGTGTCGAAGAACGAAAACGTATTTCCAACGAACGTTCTTAAATACCTTTCCTTTTAGTTCACTTAAACTTCCAAGAAAATGCGTAAGTCGTACCAGAATTATCATAATTACGCAAAGTCAAAGTGGAACGAGAACAGTGCTTTTGAACCTAACTTCGTATACTTATACAAGGTTCGATCGTACTTGTCGAGTAAATACATATTCCACTTTTAGAATTACCCTCACCGTATTAGAAACTATCTCGGGAAATTTTTCACACTATTTGCCACGATAATGTAACTTGCAccgaaataatacaaaaaatgaAAGGAACCGTTTCGTAGAGAaaggagaaaataaaatatacaacctGTTTCCAAAATGGCGGTACGATCCGCAAGAGACTCGATGCGATTCTACGCGAAAAGAACAAGTCGAAAATATAGAGTGACATTTTTTCGcataaaaattccatttccgACTAAATCGACGTTAAATATTCTTAAAGTGCAAACAGTAACAACGTTACGGCTCGTAatttgaaaagtaattttatttctctttctcaaATAAGAAATTGGAACATCAATTCGAGAAGCACGATATCCTTCTGACGTAGGCACACTCGTGAAACCGTGTACAAATGTACGGGTACTCGAGTAATATTCGATTTATTCGTAAACGAAGCTTGGAAGAGAAATATCGTTCCATGTTCTCGACTCACTTTATTTAACACAGATTCGTCCCATTTCGATTAGAACCACCGGTTCGGGAACACCCTGTACGATATATTATTGCAGGAAAGagattaaattacaaaataccGACGTCGCAAACTCCGAGTGTACGCTCTAATCGCGAACCAGCCAatagaatttattcgaattcgttATTATGACAGGGCCGCGAGTCGCTGATAAGTTTTCATCGCGGCTCGCGATCGTTCGGCCGGAATATAAAACCATCGGGCTCGTAATTATTATCTACGATATTAACACTTCTGTACGCGCTCGTGGAGATTGAAACGCCTCGTCAAAGCATCGCTACCGAGTTTCATGACCGCTACACGCCCACGAGGGCCGGCCGTGTCCTTATCTTAATTCACTCCTGAAATTTCTCCCCTTATCTTTTCCGCGGCGACGACACTCGGTCCGgggccgctcgctcgctcgctcgctcgctggccACTCAGTTTCCACGCGGCGCGACCGCGGGGCCCGACGATCGTTACGGGATTTACGTTATTATTATTGCCCCGTAAAACAAAGTGAGAGGAACGGAGTTTCCACGGGGCCGAACGCGCCCCAATGAACCACACTTTACGCGCCGTATCTCGCAGTTCCCTTCGCGATTTACAAGCCTTAATGGTAGAGTTATCGGTGTCGTCGTTAAACGTAGATTTTATACCGACTTTTTGCGCCCGCGACCTGGCCGGTTCTCAATAAAACGGCTGTAAATAAAACCAGCCCGCCCCCTTTCACGGTCCTTCTGATAAGTCAGGATCCTACTCACGGCACCGACCGCGGACGAATTTCTTATTTTAGCGACGCGAGCCGTATTCGACGCGCGTCCGTGAAATTTCGCGACACAGTTCTCCGAGAGAGCCTTTTTGGACGGTTGGTGTTGGTCCGGTCCGGGGCTACCAGATGTGCTGTATTTGAGTACGTTTTACCGTACTCGTGTGCCTGACTACGGAGATGGAAGATAACAGGGTGGGTTACTTTATGGGAATTAATGAATTAGTAATTTTAAGGGTTGTCGATGTCGAACGACTACTGCTGACTCAGACTTTGGGATGTATCGCAGTCTGGAGGTAATTTTGgaaatactttaaatattgcTGTGAACTACTATACCGTGTACCTAACTATGAAGTTGGAAGATAACCGTGTGGGTTATTTTTAGGAgaattgataaaatattaattctaaGGGTTATTGATGTCGAATGACTAGTGCTGACCGAGGCTTCGTCCCTGTCGTGCTCGAGTGCTTACTTCAGAAATCTAATTAAACTTTCTACATCCATTTCTACGGTTGGAAGATGATGGAATGTGTGATTTTATAAGGATCACCGTGTTATTGATTACGAGTTCAGTCGATGTCTCGTGAGAATCGTAACTATGATCGAAGTCTGCAGTTTCTAGCAATGGTCGCACTAACCGACGATAGGATCTATAGACGTTGCTACGTTCTTGTACAAAATTCTCAATGATCGTATTATTTATCCGCCATTCTTGAACCAATTACGTCTAGATGTAACCTCGAGAACAATATCGAGATTTCTTCTGCTCATATAAAAACAGTGTACCCTATCGATATAATATGTCTATGTTATGGAGATGTCGACTCATTAACACGAATTTGCAATTATTGTTAGCTAATCGATTTTCCTATCGCTCGTAGATTCCTTCAAGGAGAACTGTGCGTCCTTCGGACACGATTTATCTAGTCTGGTGTATTATAATTGGCAATATTGAATTCTATACGTGTACGCTATTGCTCGTAAGTATTTGATCAAGGGTATGTATCTATTGTAAGATAGTGTAAAAGGATTACCCACACTCGCGAAATGTCAATAATATAGAGgactttattataatatattcgtGGAGGCAAATATTTGTCTTTAACGTATTTTCGTTCCGCAATGATTTTATAGGTGTAGTATATTGTGAACTCGAATCTCCCAATTTAGCCGACGATTTCTACCAAAAGCTCATTCGACCTTTGAAACCTCGTTTGATAAAAATCGACTAAACAAAAATAGCATAGTGCCGGAAGACTTATCGAGAATCACATTAACCT
Proteins encoded in this region:
- the LOC143152610 gene encoding protein mab-21, with product MLLPQDMMAAQSKMLYQMNKYYGERVQARMGQVQKTIREVCKVVQDVLKEVEVQEPRFISSLTECNGRYEGLEVISPGEFEVVLYLNQMGVFNFVDDGTLPGCAVLKLSDGRKRSMSLWVEFITASGYLSARKIRSRFQTLVAQACDKCAYRDSVKMIADTTEVKLRIRERYVVQITPAFKCSGVWPRSAAHWPIPHIPWPHPNLVAEVKTEGFDLLSKESVALQGKQSAMEGDAWVLSFTEAETRLLHGGCRRRCLSILKTLRDRHLDLPGNPVTSYHMKTLLLYECEKHPLEAEWDEGCLADRINGIFLQLISCLQCRRCPHYFLPNLDLFKGKSPSGLENAAKQVWRLTRELLTNSRALEKL